Proteins found in one Streptomyces sp. NBC_00461 genomic segment:
- the mtrB gene encoding MtrAB system histidine kinase MtrB, whose translation MTGDSAASAPGPGEARAGRPVGRKTAGSRWGRLLEGGLLQGGVQGSPVLRLFMRWVRRPLLPVMRLWRRNIQLKVVATTLLMSLGVVLLLGFVVIGQVRNGLLDAKVKASQSQATGGFAVAKQKADEEAAVGTGDGGTTADGRPSQNVIQWMSELVSSLSSGGQGAFDVVTLPAGDNSGGGRGPRASGDVDPSASVPDDLRSRINDDTAASQSYTRIVYSNSNESQPALVIGKQVNDPNGDPYELYYLFPLTQEEKSLSLVKGTLATAGLFVVVLLGAIAWLVVRQVVTPVRMAAGIAERLSAGRLQERMKVTGEDDIARLGEAFNKMAQNLQLKIQQLEDLSRMQRRFVSDVSHELRTPLTTVRMAADVIHEAREDFDPITARSAELLADQLDRFESLLADLLEISRFDAGAAALEAEPIDLREVVRRVVSGAEPLAERKGTHIRVVGDLQPVVAEADARRVERVLRNLVVNAVEHGEGKDVVVKLAAAGGAVAVAVRDYGVGLKPGEATRVFSRFWRADPARARTTGGTGLGLSIALEDARLHGGWLQAWGEPGGGSQFRLTLPRTADEPLRGSPIPLEPRDSRRNRGLNDAGLPRGGGDKSATVPVQPTGDQIPPIASRMAGAAPTADPTALPGNGARVVPRPVSGARRQDETPGEDRALSETSGPPGTAPEDSKKQGEAFRGR comes from the coding sequence ATGACCGGTGACAGTGCCGCTTCGGCGCCCGGGCCGGGCGAGGCCCGCGCGGGGCGGCCTGTCGGCCGGAAGACGGCGGGCTCCCGCTGGGGACGCCTGCTCGAGGGCGGACTGCTGCAGGGCGGCGTCCAGGGCAGCCCGGTCCTGCGCCTTTTCATGCGCTGGGTGCGTCGCCCGCTGCTGCCCGTCATGCGGCTGTGGCGACGCAACATCCAGCTCAAGGTCGTCGCCACGACGCTGCTGATGTCGCTCGGTGTCGTACTGCTGCTGGGCTTCGTCGTCATCGGGCAGGTGCGCAACGGCTTGCTTGACGCCAAGGTGAAAGCCTCCCAGAGCCAGGCCACGGGCGGGTTCGCGGTGGCCAAGCAGAAGGCCGACGAAGAGGCGGCGGTCGGGACCGGTGACGGCGGTACGACGGCGGACGGCCGTCCCTCGCAGAACGTCATCCAGTGGATGAGTGAACTGGTGTCCTCGCTGTCCAGCGGCGGTCAGGGCGCCTTCGACGTGGTGACCTTGCCTGCCGGCGACAACAGCGGCGGCGGGCGCGGGCCGCGTGCCTCCGGGGACGTCGACCCCTCTGCGAGCGTTCCCGACGACCTGCGCTCACGGATCAACGACGACACGGCGGCCTCCCAGAGCTACACCCGCATCGTCTACAGCAACAGCAACGAGTCCCAGCCTGCGCTGGTCATCGGTAAGCAGGTCAACGACCCCAACGGCGACCCGTACGAGCTGTACTACCTCTTCCCGCTCACGCAGGAGGAGAAGTCGCTGAGCCTGGTCAAGGGCACGCTGGCGACCGCGGGGCTGTTCGTCGTCGTCCTGCTCGGGGCGATCGCCTGGCTGGTGGTGCGGCAGGTCGTGACGCCCGTGCGGATGGCGGCCGGTATCGCGGAGCGGCTGTCCGCAGGGCGGCTGCAGGAACGTATGAAGGTCACCGGCGAGGACGACATCGCGCGGCTCGGTGAGGCCTTCAACAAGATGGCGCAGAACCTGCAGCTGAAGATCCAGCAGCTGGAGGACCTGTCGCGGATGCAGCGGCGGTTCGTGTCGGACGTGTCGCACGAGCTGCGGACGCCGCTGACGACCGTACGGATGGCCGCGGACGTCATCCACGAGGCGCGGGAGGACTTCGATCCGATCACCGCGCGGTCGGCCGAGCTGCTGGCCGACCAGCTGGACCGGTTCGAGTCACTGCTCGCGGACCTGCTGGAGATCAGCCGCTTCGACGCGGGTGCCGCGGCGCTGGAGGCGGAGCCGATAGACCTCAGGGAGGTCGTGCGGCGCGTCGTCAGCGGGGCCGAGCCGCTCGCCGAACGCAAGGGGACGCACATACGTGTGGTGGGCGACCTCCAGCCCGTCGTCGCGGAGGCGGATGCCCGGCGCGTGGAGCGGGTGCTGCGCAACCTCGTCGTCAACGCCGTGGAGCACGGCGAGGGCAAGGACGTGGTCGTCAAACTCGCCGCGGCGGGCGGAGCGGTGGCGGTCGCGGTGCGCGACTACGGCGTCGGGCTCAAGCCCGGTGAGGCCACGCGCGTGTTCAGCCGCTTCTGGCGGGCCGACCCGGCACGCGCTCGTACCACCGGCGGTACGGGCCTCGGGCTGTCCATCGCCCTGGAGGACGCGCGGCTGCACGGCGGCTGGCTGCAGGCGTGGGGCGAGCCGGGTGGCGGCTCGCAGTTCCGGCTGACGCTGCCGCGGACCGCGGACGAGCCGCTGCGGGGATCGCCGATACCGCTGGAGCCCAGGGACTCGCGGCGCAACCGCGGACTCAACGACGCCGGGTTGCCGCGCGGGGGCGGGGACAAGTCCGCCACCGTGCCCGTGCAGCCGACCGGCGACCAGATACCGCCGATAGCTTCCAGAATGGCCGGTGCGGCCCCCACCGCCGACCCGACGGCACTGCCCGGCAACGGCGCGCGCGTGGTGCCCCGGCCCGTCTCCGGAGCGCGACGGCAGGACGAGACGCCCGGCGAGGACAGGGCTCTGAGCGAGACCTCGGGTCCCCCGGGCACCGCGCCGGAGGACTCGAAGAAGCAAGGGGAGGCATTTCGTGGGCGCTGA
- the mtrA gene encoding two-component system response regulator MtrA, producing MMSFMKGRVLVVDDDTALAEMLGIVLRGEGFEPSFVADGDKALAAFRESKPDLVLLDLMLPGRDGIEVCRLIRAESGVPIVMLTAKSDTVDVVVGLESGADDYIVKPFKPKELVARIRARLRRSEEPAPEQLAIGDLVIDVAGHSVKRDGQSIALTPLEFDLLVALARKPWQVFTREVLLEQVWGYRHAADTRLVNVHVQRLRSKVEKDPERPEIVVTVRGVGYKAGPS from the coding sequence ATGATGTCGTTTATGAAGGGACGAGTCCTTGTCGTCGACGACGACACGGCACTGGCCGAGATGCTCGGCATCGTGCTGCGTGGTGAAGGTTTTGAGCCGTCTTTCGTAGCTGACGGCGACAAGGCGCTGGCCGCATTCCGTGAGAGCAAACCGGATCTGGTGCTGCTCGACCTGATGCTGCCGGGGCGGGACGGCATCGAGGTGTGCCGTCTGATCAGGGCGGAGTCCGGTGTGCCGATCGTGATGCTCACCGCCAAGAGCGACACCGTCGACGTGGTGGTCGGGCTGGAGTCGGGCGCCGACGACTACATCGTGAAGCCGTTCAAGCCGAAGGAGCTGGTCGCCCGGATCCGGGCGCGGCTGCGGAGGTCGGAGGAGCCGGCGCCGGAGCAATTGGCCATAGGCGACCTGGTCATCGACGTGGCGGGTCACTCCGTGAAGCGGGACGGGCAGTCGATCGCGCTGACGCCGCTGGAGTTCGATCTGCTGGTGGCGCTGGCCCGGAAGCCGTGGCAGGTGTTCACGCGTGAGGTGCTGCTCGAGCAGGTGTGGGGTTACCGCCACGCCGCCGACACCCGTCTGGTGAACGTGCATGTACAGCGGCTGCGTTCGAAGGTCGAGAAGGACCCCGAGCGGCCGGAGATCGTGGTGACCGTCCGCGGCGTCGGTTACAAGGCAGGACCGAGCTGA
- the mtnA gene encoding S-methyl-5-thioribose-1-phosphate isomerase, whose amino-acid sequence MADQYAQSGEDSRPTETPAIRWEEPPEGPVLVLLDQTRLPAEEVELVCTDAPALVEAIRSLSVRGAPLLGIAGAYGVALAAVRGFDVDDAAAALAGARPTAVNLAVGVRRAQSAHRAEFAKSGDAGRAAAAALAAARRLHEEDAEASARMAERGLALLDELLPGGGHRILTHCNTGALVSGGEGTAFAVALAAHRAGRLRRLWVDETRPLLQGARLTAYEAARRGMAYTLLTDNAAGSLFAAGEVDAVLIGADRIAADGSVANKVGSYPLAVLAKYHHVPFIVVAPVTTVDPDTPDGAAIEVEQRPGHEVTEVTAPQVPVTGAGAGGGIPVAPLGTQAYNPAFDVTPPELVTAIVTEEGVVSPVTAEALAELCARSRQVKIS is encoded by the coding sequence ATGGCTGATCAGTACGCGCAATCCGGTGAAGACAGCAGGCCGACCGAGACACCGGCGATCCGTTGGGAGGAGCCACCCGAAGGCCCGGTACTGGTCCTTCTCGACCAGACGAGGTTGCCGGCCGAGGAGGTCGAGCTGGTCTGCACGGACGCACCCGCGCTGGTGGAGGCGATCCGTTCGCTGTCCGTGCGCGGGGCACCTCTGCTCGGCATCGCGGGAGCGTACGGTGTCGCGCTCGCCGCCGTGCGTGGCTTCGACGTGGACGATGCTGCGGCCGCGCTGGCGGGCGCCCGGCCCACCGCGGTGAACCTCGCTGTCGGTGTGCGCAGGGCTCAGTCCGCCCACCGGGCCGAGTTCGCCAAGAGCGGTGACGCCGGGCGGGCCGCGGCGGCGGCGCTTGCCGCGGCGCGGCGGCTGCACGAGGAGGACGCCGAGGCCAGCGCTCGGATGGCCGAGCGTGGGCTGGCGCTGCTGGACGAGCTGCTCCCCGGCGGCGGCCACCGGATCCTCACCCACTGCAACACCGGGGCGCTGGTGTCGGGCGGGGAAGGGACGGCGTTCGCGGTGGCGCTCGCGGCGCACCGGGCGGGGAGGCTGCGGCGGCTGTGGGTGGACGAGACCCGTCCGCTGCTGCAAGGAGCTCGACTGACGGCCTACGAGGCGGCGCGCCGTGGCATGGCGTACACCCTGCTCACGGACAACGCGGCGGGCTCGCTCTTCGCGGCCGGCGAGGTGGACGCGGTGCTGATCGGGGCGGACCGTATCGCGGCCGACGGATCGGTGGCGAACAAGGTGGGGAGCTATCCGCTCGCGGTGCTCGCGAAGTACCACCATGTGCCGTTCATCGTGGTGGCGCCGGTGACGACGGTGGATCCGGACACTCCGGACGGTGCTGCCATCGAGGTCGAGCAGCGCCCCGGCCATGAGGTGACCGAGGTCACAGCTCCTCAGGTGCCGGTGACGGGAGCGGGGGCAGGAGGTGGGATTCCGGTGGCGCCGCTGGGGACTCAGGCGTACAACCCGGCGTTCGACGTCACGCCGCCCGAGTTGGTGACCGCGATCGTCACGGAAGAGGGCGTCGTTTCGCCCGTGACGGCTGAGGCGCTCGCTGAGCTGTGTGCCAGGTCGCGCCAGGTCAAGATCAGCTGA
- a CDS encoding DUF4129 domain-containing protein, translating to MSVTGGVLTAVPTALPRAAAEAAIRTLLRVGDNSVLSSIRTGDEPPVTIPRDPAREAARRELSKRMYHENDPSLFERALNAFWGWVDKLFGSAAAATPGGTLGLVVVIVAVLAVLGALWWRLGTPRREPTSSAALFDDRPRSAAEHRAAAEAHAAQGHWNQAVQERMRAIVRSLEERALLDVRPGRTADEAAAAAGRTLPSHTDRLRAAARDFDDVTYGGRRASEQSYHRMAELDRDLDRTKPQLANSSPSTAHNARQGAAG from the coding sequence GTGAGCGTGACGGGGGGAGTTCTCACAGCGGTGCCGACGGCTTTGCCACGCGCCGCCGCCGAAGCGGCCATACGGACGCTGCTGCGTGTCGGCGACAATTCCGTCCTGTCGTCGATACGCACCGGAGACGAACCGCCGGTGACGATTCCGCGGGATCCCGCGCGCGAGGCGGCCCGTCGTGAGCTGTCCAAGCGCATGTACCACGAGAACGACCCCAGCTTGTTCGAGCGCGCCCTGAACGCCTTCTGGGGGTGGGTCGACAAGCTGTTCGGCTCGGCTGCGGCCGCGACACCAGGAGGCACGCTGGGCCTCGTCGTCGTCATCGTCGCCGTCCTCGCGGTGCTGGGCGCACTGTGGTGGCGCCTGGGCACGCCACGCCGCGAACCGACCTCGTCGGCCGCTCTGTTCGACGACCGCCCCCGCAGCGCCGCCGAACACCGCGCGGCAGCCGAGGCACACGCCGCCCAAGGCCACTGGAACCAGGCCGTCCAGGAACGCATGCGCGCCATCGTCCGCTCCCTCGAAGAGCGGGCGCTCCTGGACGTACGCCCCGGCCGCACCGCGGACGAGGCAGCCGCAGCAGCGGGCCGCACACTGCCCTCCCACACGGACCGGCTGCGCGCCGCCGCCCGGGACTTCGACGACGTGACGTACGGCGGCCGAAGGGCGAGCGAGCAGTCGTACCACCGCATGGCGGAACTCGACCGCGACCTCGATCGCACCAAGCCCCAGCTCGCGAACAGCAGCCCCAGCACGGCCCACAACGCCCGCCAGGGAGCCGCCGGATGA
- a CDS encoding DUF4350 domain-containing protein, with amino-acid sequence MTTEATLPTTSVSPTARQVWTRARGIALSVVLLLAAAVVIAVIRSDARHGELDPRSADSYGSRAVAELLTDHGVTTRTVTTLDEARAATAPDTTLLVAVPDLLTHRQQSRLHSAIAGSGGRTVLVAPGSWSVEKLAPGVTADPATSFDSTLSPDCQLPAARRAGTADTGGIRYTTTHLGADECYPSKRLATLVRIPETSGGGDTVVLGAPDILFNDHLDKQGNASLALQLLGSRPHLVWYLPSLSDNSAAGTGDEKGFFDLLPSGWLWGTLQLFVAAALAALWRARRLGPLVPERLPVAIRASETVEGRARLYRKANARDRAAAALRSSTRIRLAPLVGVSVVQAHAPEALLPALSAHLHGSGQALDSLLFGPPPSDDAALISLADQLDALEREVRRP; translated from the coding sequence ATGACCACCGAGGCCACGCTCCCGACCACCTCGGTCTCGCCCACCGCACGCCAGGTGTGGACCCGCGCGCGAGGCATCGCCCTCTCCGTCGTCCTCCTCCTGGCAGCAGCCGTCGTGATCGCCGTGATCCGCTCCGACGCCCGGCACGGCGAACTCGACCCGCGCTCCGCCGACTCCTACGGCAGCCGCGCCGTCGCAGAACTCCTCACGGACCACGGCGTGACCACGCGCACGGTCACCACCCTGGACGAAGCTCGCGCCGCAACAGCTCCGGACACCACGCTCCTGGTCGCCGTCCCCGACCTGTTGACGCACCGTCAACAGTCGCGGCTGCACTCCGCGATCGCAGGCTCCGGCGGACGCACCGTCCTGGTCGCCCCCGGCAGCTGGTCCGTGGAAAAGCTCGCCCCCGGTGTCACCGCGGACCCCGCCACCAGCTTCGACTCGACGCTCTCCCCCGACTGCCAACTGCCCGCCGCCCGCCGCGCGGGCACGGCGGACACGGGCGGCATCCGCTACACGACCACACACCTCGGCGCCGACGAGTGCTACCCCAGCAAGCGCCTCGCCACGCTCGTGCGCATCCCGGAGACGTCCGGGGGCGGCGACACGGTCGTCCTCGGCGCACCCGACATCCTCTTCAACGACCACCTCGACAAGCAGGGCAACGCCTCGCTCGCCCTTCAACTCCTCGGCTCCCGCCCTCATCTGGTCTGGTACCTCCCCTCGCTCTCCGACAACTCGGCCGCCGGCACAGGCGACGAAAAGGGCTTCTTCGACCTGCTCCCCTCCGGCTGGCTCTGGGGCACGCTGCAACTCTTCGTCGCGGCAGCCCTCGCCGCCCTCTGGCGGGCACGCCGACTGGGCCCCCTCGTACCCGAAAGACTCCCCGTGGCGATCCGCGCCTCCGAAACCGTCGAAGGCCGCGCCCGTCTCTACCGCAAAGCGAACGCCCGCGATCGCGCAGCCGCCGCTCTTCGTTCCTCCACCCGCATCCGCCTCGCCCCCCTCGTCGGCGTCTCCGTCGTTCAGGCGCACGCGCCCGAGGCCCTGCTCCCCGCTCTGTCCGCCCATCTCCACGGCTCCGGGCAGGCCCTGGACTCTC